In one window of Terriglobales bacterium DNA:
- a CDS encoding abhydrolase domain-containing 18 yields the protein MRGLWQRAMYAWETHLTTRDTNRIVRPLEWGVEWTRSWPQVNGNFPQNLSEFDNAAAERYFSELNRKIVADSDRFFSYPTPTDFRLEERLPKLFPTNMRQQKQLEKLEKMARTGKLKPAKFLRFTSPVRTPYAENDIVNARWFPAFDR from the coding sequence ATGCGCGGACTTTGGCAGAGGGCTATGTATGCGTGGGAGACACATCTCACCACGCGCGATACCAATCGCATTGTGCGTCCGTTGGAGTGGGGGGTGGAGTGGACCCGCTCGTGGCCGCAGGTAAACGGCAACTTTCCGCAGAACCTTTCGGAGTTCGACAATGCCGCTGCGGAACGCTACTTCTCTGAGCTGAATCGGAAGATTGTCGCGGATAGTGATCGATTTTTCAGTTATCCGACTCCGACCGATTTTCGCCTGGAAGAGCGTCTGCCGAAGCTTTTTCCCACCAACATGCGCCAGCAAAAGCAGCTCGAAAAGCTGGAAAAGATGGCGCGAACCGGCAAGCTGAAGCCGGCGAAGTTCTTGCGCTTCACTTCCCCGGTGCGAACTCCGTATGCGGAGAATGACATCGTAAACGCGCGCTGGTTTCCTGCATTCGATCGCGA